In a single window of the Paenibacillus sp. MMS20-IR301 genome:
- a CDS encoding ABC transporter ATP-binding protein: MESGESMTKRQWVTKFMLMHKWVFACGLFITTLMTMINLLYPFLNGRIINIAFYDKDMSAFLNLCLIYAGILVFNQFIVATLNNLISSQMMTGFVFDIRRALFNKVLHKKGKDLSGMYSGDMISRMNHDAADIMNLVFWSGLWGYSNLLHIVFAVGFMFYYNVFLGAFTVILVPVVFAASKYFKKRSLQINKEIREEQGKLSSYLFEIVKNLQEVRILNAGRKVRSTYLRKTTAINQMTARNGKVEVTTERVNAFIMLLAQLLIFIICAYFIVNGQMQLGVFVAAISYFNMAVTYFSSINSKITDVWGQSVSLQRVVDILNEEEEDYRENQSPVVIKEGRIEFNNVTFGYTGERAVLNGFNLCVDAGSTIGIVGRSGAGKTTMGNLLYNLYNVDRGELLIDGVNVSEYNLNSLRSQVGIVHQETILYDNTLRYNLSFSNNKDNDEALLDVIKKAALHEVVRTFPEGLDTMLGTGAQELSGGQKQRLAIARILIKNPKILIFDEATSFLDSKNEALIRSVMNELARDRTLLIIAHRFSTIRDCDKIAVLQDGVVAGYDTHDVLIRSNRTYIDLFSEQFAGGEAV; encoded by the coding sequence ATGGAAAGCGGTGAGTCGATGACGAAGAGGCAATGGGTCACTAAGTTTATGCTGATGCACAAATGGGTGTTTGCATGCGGACTGTTTATTACTACTTTAATGACAATGATCAACCTGCTTTATCCGTTTCTTAACGGGCGCATTATTAATATTGCTTTCTATGATAAAGACATGAGCGCCTTCCTGAATTTGTGCCTGATTTACGCGGGTATCCTCGTATTCAACCAGTTTATCGTTGCAACACTGAACAATCTCATCTCCTCGCAGATGATGACAGGGTTTGTGTTCGATATCCGGCGCGCCCTATTCAATAAGGTATTACATAAAAAGGGGAAGGATCTCTCCGGGATGTACAGCGGGGATATGATCAGCCGGATGAATCACGATGCTGCTGATATTATGAACCTTGTTTTCTGGAGCGGACTTTGGGGCTATTCCAACCTGCTGCATATTGTATTCGCGGTCGGGTTCATGTTCTATTACAATGTCTTTCTGGGAGCTTTTACAGTTATTCTGGTTCCTGTCGTATTTGCGGCTTCGAAATATTTCAAGAAACGGTCGCTGCAGATCAACAAGGAGATTCGGGAGGAGCAGGGCAAGCTCTCCTCTTATTTATTTGAGATTGTGAAGAATCTGCAGGAGGTCCGGATTCTGAACGCAGGCCGGAAAGTTAGAAGCACCTATTTAAGAAAAACAACAGCAATTAATCAAATGACTGCCCGGAACGGCAAAGTCGAAGTGACGACCGAGCGGGTGAATGCATTCATTATGCTGCTCGCGCAGCTGCTGATATTTATCATCTGTGCCTACTTTATTGTAAACGGCCAGATGCAGCTTGGGGTGTTTGTAGCCGCGATAAGCTATTTCAATATGGCTGTAACCTACTTCAGCTCGATTAACAGCAAAATTACCGATGTCTGGGGACAATCCGTCTCCCTGCAGCGGGTCGTGGATATTCTGAATGAAGAGGAGGAGGATTACAGGGAGAATCAGTCTCCCGTCGTGATCAAAGAGGGCAGGATTGAGTTCAACAACGTAACCTTCGGATATACAGGGGAGAGAGCTGTTCTGAACGGCTTCAATCTCTGCGTGGATGCAGGAAGTACAATCGGCATTGTCGGAAGGAGCGGTGCGGGGAAAACAACAATGGGGAACCTGCTCTACAACCTCTATAACGTTGACAGAGGTGAGCTGCTGATCGACGGAGTGAATGTCAGTGAGTATAACCTGAATAGCCTGCGGAGCCAGGTGGGAATTGTCCATCAGGAGACCATCCTGTACGATAACACGCTGCGGTACAATCTTTCTTTTAGCAACAACAAGGATAATGATGAAGCACTGCTGGATGTGATTAAGAAGGCTGCACTTCATGAGGTGGTCCGGACATTCCCGGAGGGACTGGACACCATGCTTGGGACAGGCGCCCAGGAGTTATCCGGCGGGCAGAAGCAGCGTCTGGCAATTGCAAGAATCCTGATCAAGAATCCGAAGATTCTGATCTTTGACGAAGCCACCTCCTTCCTCGACAGCAAGAATGAGGCACTGATCCGCTCCGTGATGAATGAGCTTGCACGGGACCGGACGCTGCTGATCATCGCCCACCGCTTCTCCACCATCAGGGACTGTGATAAAATCGCGGTTCTGCAGGATGGCGTTGTTGCAGGGTACGATACTCACGATGTGCTGATAAGAAGCAACCGGACGTACATCGACCTGTTCAGTGAGCAGTTTGCAGGAGGTGAAGCGGTATGA
- a CDS encoding helix-turn-helix domain-containing protein, producing the protein MRQQEQASLWSETTVKTLDVRSGTLPPGGIMSETGLAANLLLLASGGEGRLVMNGEVSRIQAFFACHAAQGSTLTLTAGSENIHYIVISYKVSRIVGAAHVLFPQRNHPLRTSFVHRPGLPAGLYQTAEKIGAKWSRGEGLERFHINALLQGMLYELIMEHELGQGGAEPDIVDVVAAYIAGHYRQELELKELAALAGCSMRQLQRRFKQEKSLGPMEYVIRLRMESAQRMLLHTDAPIGEIAERTGYRDMYYFSRAFKKHSGVPPQTYRRTAALETGVFSASSGPPVHSAYSYESLEGAVICHMRGEYSITAPPRRIAVMDIQYADHLLALELSPAGSVGLGNPALNFPQYIRERLKETEMLGTYEYPDLRAVERLQPDLIICTEVHDPHYEVLSRIAPTIMFKRNESWQTILNLLGELTGKRAEAERIIADYLRRTALLSEELAPVLAGKSVALIRPRESLVRVHTASHRTGAVLYRDLGLPAPLFVADTSDTAYHIPVDRLPSVHANHYFLLSNEMMQEGISVTERNVRGMLDTDGRQHIYPVDAATWIGCYGPTGINCIVDQVARALLA; encoded by the coding sequence ATGCGGCAGCAAGAGCAGGCAAGTCTGTGGAGTGAGACAACGGTGAAGACGCTTGACGTGCGCAGCGGTACTCTGCCGCCTGGCGGTATTATGAGCGAAACGGGGTTGGCAGCCAATCTGCTGCTGCTGGCGAGCGGAGGAGAAGGGAGGCTTGTGATGAACGGCGAAGTCAGCCGGATCCAGGCCTTTTTTGCCTGCCATGCGGCCCAGGGATCAACCCTGACTTTGACTGCCGGATCAGAAAATATTCATTATATAGTCATTAGCTACAAGGTGTCCCGGATCGTGGGGGCTGCCCATGTTCTGTTCCCGCAGCGGAATCACCCGCTGCGGACTTCATTTGTTCATCGTCCCGGGCTGCCTGCCGGCCTATATCAGACAGCCGAAAAGATCGGAGCTAAATGGAGCCGCGGTGAGGGGCTGGAGCGTTTCCATATCAATGCGCTGCTGCAGGGAATGCTGTATGAGCTAATTATGGAGCATGAGCTTGGTCAAGGAGGAGCAGAGCCGGACATAGTGGATGTTGTCGCTGCATATATTGCCGGGCATTATCGTCAGGAGCTGGAGCTGAAGGAGCTGGCGGCACTTGCCGGCTGCAGTATGCGACAGCTGCAGCGGCGGTTCAAGCAGGAGAAATCACTCGGCCCGATGGAATATGTGATCCGGCTGCGGATGGAGAGCGCACAGCGGATGCTGCTGCATACGGATGCTCCGATCGGTGAAATCGCTGAAAGAACAGGCTACCGTGATATGTATTACTTCAGCAGGGCGTTCAAGAAGCACTCTGGAGTCCCGCCCCAGACCTACCGGCGTACTGCAGCTTTGGAGACAGGCGTGTTCTCTGCTTCCTCAGGCCCTCCGGTCCATTCGGCTTACTCATATGAATCACTGGAGGGAGCCGTAATCTGCCATATGAGGGGCGAATATAGCATTACAGCTCCGCCAAGGCGGATTGCTGTAATGGATATTCAATATGCCGATCATTTGCTGGCGCTTGAGCTGTCCCCCGCAGGAAGTGTAGGACTGGGCAATCCGGCACTGAACTTTCCCCAATATATCCGGGAACGTCTTAAGGAAACCGAAATGCTCGGCACCTATGAGTACCCGGATCTGCGGGCTGTGGAACGGCTGCAGCCGGATTTGATCATCTGTACCGAGGTGCATGATCCGCACTATGAAGTCTTAAGCCGGATTGCGCCAACGATTATGTTCAAGCGTAATGAGAGCTGGCAGACGATTCTGAACCTGCTCGGCGAACTGACGGGCAAGCGGGCGGAAGCTGAACGTATAATTGCCGACTACCTTCGCCGGACAGCATTGCTGTCAGAAGAACTTGCTCCAGTACTGGCTGGTAAGAGCGTGGCTCTAATCCGCCCGCGTGAGTCCCTGGTCCGGGTGCATACCGCTTCTCATCGTACAGGTGCTGTCCTGTATCGGGATCTCGGTCTGCCTGCTCCGCTATTTGTGGCAGATACCTCCGACACCGCTTATCATATTCCCGTCGACAGACTGCCGTCAGTACATGCCAACCACTACTTCCTGCTTAGCAACGAAATGATGCAGGAAGGGATATCCGTGACCGAGCGGAACGTCCGGGGAATGCTGGATACAGACGGGCGGCAGCATATATACCCGGTGGATGCGGCTACCTGGATAGGCTGCTATGGGCCGACAGGCATCAACTGCATCGTTGATCAGGTAGCCCGCGCTTTGCTGGCCTGA
- a CDS encoding IucA/IucC family C-terminal-domain containing protein, with the protein MNDFLTTRSWKEMTEEYRLRLGEPPADSARTIALSSLKEEAACREYVSWLQGYIGAPDMQVAASMLAKRIGYLWIAPLMTAMSYYNRKVSISLDNSYLYHPASPAAAGGTHFPFLSLNGLRASAPPADREMWREEVMEEIFAEHLAPLLQTLAVAGPVPIAVLWENIMVRIAPLYSPQAEEYSRARQRLDADFMFLTRTAPGELFGARRNPLTRFTEYYEGMPVAKNRRITCCFYYRMSEEYCQKCPKIDNENESQLK; encoded by the coding sequence ATGAATGACTTCTTAACGACCCGGTCCTGGAAGGAAATGACGGAAGAGTACCGCCTCAGACTTGGTGAACCGCCTGCAGATAGCGCCCGCACAATTGCACTGAGCAGCTTGAAGGAAGAGGCTGCATGCCGCGAATATGTAAGCTGGCTTCAGGGGTATATCGGCGCACCGGATATGCAGGTTGCGGCTTCTATGCTGGCGAAGCGGATCGGTTATCTCTGGATTGCGCCGCTGATGACAGCTATGAGTTATTATAACCGGAAAGTTTCCATCTCCCTGGATAACAGCTATCTCTATCATCCGGCCTCCCCTGCAGCTGCAGGGGGGACACATTTTCCATTCCTGTCCCTGAACGGGCTACGGGCGTCAGCACCACCGGCGGATAGAGAAATGTGGCGGGAGGAGGTTATGGAGGAGATTTTCGCGGAACATCTTGCACCGCTGCTGCAGACGCTCGCTGTAGCCGGCCCCGTCCCTATAGCAGTATTATGGGAGAATATTATGGTACGTATCGCTCCGCTGTACTCTCCTCAGGCAGAAGAATACAGCAGGGCAAGGCAGCGGCTGGATGCGGATTTCATGTTCCTGACCCGGACGGCCCCCGGAGAATTATTCGGTGCAAGGCGCAATCCGTTAACCAGGTTCACAGAGTATTATGAGGGGATGCCCGTCGCGAAGAATAGGCGTATTACCTGTTGTTTCTATTACCGGATGTCGGAGGAATACTGTCAAAAGTGTCCGAAAATTGACAATGAGAATGAATCTCAACTAAAATGA
- a CDS encoding iron-siderophore ABC transporter substrate-binding protein: MNRATKRQAIRFKRYAARKSGLLMVWMLALILVLTACGTGGGSNGNAAQPSAAAESSSAPESQAQASPEATAAAAFPVTITHMKGEITLTEKPKVIAALDVKFVDQLMAIGERPAGSVVAGAKGATFPEYLGDGLTDVQVLGTRDEPNLEAIVALNPDLILMTDFQEEVYESVSQIAPTVVLDFYEDWRDTLAVIGKIMDKQTEGEAVRQAYEDKIAGLREQLSAKLGDETVSLIRPRPEGIRVHGPDHRTGSILYEDLGLNAPAFVQEITDDTSVEISMETVADIGADHYFLLSDELFAKEAAVLANSPVWKSIDPVKNNRVYDVNSTLWIAYYGPIALNIIVDQAAEALLASN; the protein is encoded by the coding sequence ATGAACAGAGCAACAAAGAGACAGGCTATCCGTTTCAAGCGGTATGCCGCCCGAAAATCAGGGCTATTAATGGTATGGATGCTGGCATTGATACTCGTGCTGACAGCTTGCGGTACTGGAGGAGGCAGCAATGGTAATGCGGCACAGCCGTCCGCAGCAGCTGAGTCGTCCTCCGCACCTGAATCGCAGGCCCAGGCATCGCCTGAGGCTACGGCAGCTGCAGCTTTTCCGGTCACCATCACACATATGAAAGGCGAAATTACGCTGACTGAGAAACCGAAGGTTATTGCCGCACTTGATGTGAAATTCGTCGATCAGCTAATGGCTATAGGCGAGCGCCCGGCAGGGAGCGTTGTTGCCGGAGCGAAAGGCGCGACATTCCCGGAATATCTGGGTGACGGGCTGACTGATGTGCAGGTCCTGGGTACACGCGATGAGCCGAATCTTGAGGCAATTGTAGCACTTAATCCGGATCTTATATTGATGACCGACTTTCAAGAGGAGGTGTATGAGAGTGTCAGTCAAATTGCACCTACAGTAGTGCTCGACTTCTATGAGGATTGGCGGGATACTCTGGCGGTCATCGGCAAGATCATGGATAAGCAGACTGAGGGAGAGGCGGTCCGTCAGGCTTACGAGGATAAGATCGCCGGTCTGCGGGAGCAGCTGTCGGCGAAGCTTGGCGACGAGACGGTATCGCTTATCCGTCCAAGACCCGAAGGGATTCGCGTACACGGACCCGATCACCGGACGGGAAGCATTCTGTATGAGGATCTGGGGCTGAATGCACCTGCATTCGTTCAGGAGATTACAGACGACACCTCTGTGGAAATATCTATGGAGACCGTTGCTGATATTGGAGCAGATCATTATTTCCTGCTGTCGGATGAACTGTTTGCTAAAGAGGCTGCGGTATTAGCGAACAGCCCGGTCTGGAAATCAATTGATCCGGTCAAAAACAACCGTGTGTATGATGTGAACTCAACACTCTGGATCGCTTACTATGGTCCTATTGCCCTGAATATTATTGTAGATCAGGCTGCAGAAGCGCTGCTCGCATCGAATTAA
- a CDS encoding ATP-binding protein, whose translation MRRRAILICLISLICCSLIPLSIVLNKDHGTQGIQAHGGVMDLASWNPEKNKRIKLDGEWEFYWNRLLLPADLKAANKPQPFIWINVPSPWNGKLVEGKPIPAFGSATYRIVLKNAPANGVYAIKKTNIRFSSAIFVNGHKLFEDGRPASNLAAYTPGNKPQIGYFTVDGDVEIIIQVANFDYVNGGIPVSLYFGEQSAMMEHQQKSVAREFSMLAILSTLAMVCLICYLVAAFYRKRDITLLLYSLICFLYALYHGLVGERPLLLFMPGVPFEVIYKFKDVLSILCFILLTFLFNQMSRSLVALKQAWLVTVVLGGFVMLSVILPIRTYTEFSTFIGVCYEALLVILLWRAAMFHIRGTAANGLKSLLLFLITLTLNLYSVDALLLGMSIKEDLILAQFYMVVFNLVVIFLIILWFFEAYNAMDKMHTRLIDLDRLKDDFLSTTSHELKTPLNAIVSITDTLLKGAEGPLTDNQNRNLAIVMGSGRRLTLLVNELLDYSKMKHGDLKLHPSSVDLRAVTDSVLRVHLFLLGGKAISFENRIPDDFPPVRADSNRLIQILHNLLSNAVQYSDSGTVSIEAEVRRGWATISVRDTGWGIPYHMLETIFEDFEQAVRPADQPSGGTGLGLSITRRLVELHGGTIYADSKSGQGSVIHFTLPLADPGDKRRSSTEHPWEKSLPQARAGLLNPVYPQVIAGDRDEWILVVDDDYANLQAMASLLSLAGYSIVAVHRGQLALDELTRRADFLLVILDIAMPDMAGYEVLERIRGHYSPFELPVLMLTARNKTSEIQLAMERGANDYVEKPFEAEELLARIQSLIQLKVAVKEARENEIAFLRAQINPHFLYNALNAIAELCVEEPLQAENLTLQLSHYLRASFDFKQLASLTTLEKELKLVKAYVYIEQARFGDRLKVDYDIQVDTAVLIPPLMLQPLVENAIRHGLMAGYRLGLVRLSAIRLENGELRFAIEDNGQGISPELLEDLQRADMDKKGVGLWNIRQRCKLLYGRELQIESIVGKGTRVWFDLPDQPSVH comes from the coding sequence ATGCGCAGAAGAGCTATTCTGATCTGTCTGATCAGCTTGATTTGTTGCTCGCTCATTCCCCTTTCCATTGTTCTGAATAAAGATCACGGAACGCAGGGGATTCAGGCACACGGGGGTGTTATGGATCTTGCTTCGTGGAACCCTGAGAAGAATAAACGCATCAAGCTGGATGGAGAGTGGGAATTCTACTGGAACCGGCTATTGTTACCCGCTGATCTCAAGGCCGCGAATAAACCCCAGCCGTTTATTTGGATCAATGTCCCCTCTCCCTGGAACGGGAAGCTTGTCGAAGGAAAGCCCATCCCGGCCTTCGGCTCCGCCACGTACCGTATAGTCCTGAAGAATGCACCTGCAAACGGTGTTTATGCCATTAAGAAGACCAATATCCGTTTCTCCAGTGCCATATTTGTCAACGGGCATAAGCTGTTTGAAGATGGCAGGCCCGCAAGCAACCTCGCCGCTTATACGCCTGGAAATAAACCGCAGATCGGTTATTTTACAGTAGACGGGGATGTAGAGATTATCATTCAAGTCGCCAATTTCGATTATGTTAACGGCGGGATCCCGGTCTCGCTGTACTTTGGCGAGCAATCGGCGATGATGGAGCATCAGCAGAAAAGTGTAGCGCGGGAATTCAGCATGCTGGCGATCCTCAGTACGCTGGCTATGGTTTGCCTGATCTGCTATCTGGTCGCAGCCTTTTACCGCAAGCGGGACATCACCCTGCTGCTGTATTCCCTCATCTGCTTCCTGTATGCGCTATACCATGGCCTTGTCGGTGAACGGCCGCTGCTCTTGTTCATGCCCGGCGTTCCATTTGAAGTGATCTATAAATTTAAAGATGTCCTCTCCATCCTGTGCTTCATTCTGCTGACCTTCTTGTTCAACCAGATGTCACGCAGCCTGGTTGCCTTGAAGCAGGCGTGGCTGGTAACCGTGGTCCTTGGCGGTTTCGTCATGCTGTCAGTGATCCTGCCGATCCGTACGTACACAGAGTTCTCTACTTTTATCGGAGTCTGCTATGAAGCGCTTCTGGTTATCCTGCTTTGGCGGGCGGCCATGTTCCATATCCGCGGTACTGCGGCCAACGGACTGAAGTCACTGCTGCTGTTCCTGATTACACTTACCCTCAACCTTTATTCGGTAGATGCCCTTTTACTTGGCATGTCCATCAAAGAGGATCTTATCCTCGCCCAATTCTATATGGTGGTATTTAATCTGGTCGTTATTTTCCTGATCATTCTCTGGTTCTTTGAAGCTTACAATGCCATGGATAAAATGCACACCCGGCTGATCGATTTGGACAGGCTCAAGGATGATTTCCTCTCCACCACCTCCCATGAGCTCAAAACTCCGCTGAACGCCATCGTCAGCATTACGGATACGCTGCTTAAGGGTGCGGAAGGCCCGCTGACGGATAATCAGAACCGCAACCTGGCGATCGTGATGGGCAGCGGCAGAAGATTAACCCTGCTGGTGAATGAATTACTGGATTATTCCAAAATGAAGCACGGTGACTTAAAGCTCCACCCCAGCAGCGTAGATCTGCGGGCCGTTACCGATTCAGTGCTGCGTGTTCATTTATTCCTGCTTGGCGGCAAAGCGATCTCTTTCGAGAACCGGATTCCGGACGATTTCCCGCCTGTGCGGGCGGACAGCAACCGCCTGATTCAAATTCTGCACAACCTGCTCAGTAACGCCGTGCAATATTCGGATAGCGGAACAGTGAGCATCGAAGCTGAAGTTAGGCGCGGGTGGGCCACAATCAGTGTCCGCGACACCGGATGGGGGATTCCATATCATATGCTGGAGACGATCTTCGAGGATTTCGAGCAGGCGGTGCGTCCGGCAGATCAGCCTTCTGGCGGCACCGGCCTCGGACTCAGTATCACACGGAGACTGGTTGAGCTGCACGGGGGAACCATTTACGCAGATTCCAAATCCGGTCAAGGCTCTGTCATCCACTTCACCTTACCGCTTGCGGACCCTGGCGACAAAAGACGGTCAAGCACTGAGCATCCCTGGGAGAAAAGCCTTCCACAGGCAAGGGCCGGGTTACTCAATCCTGTATATCCTCAAGTCATTGCCGGTGATAGAGATGAGTGGATTCTGGTGGTAGATGACGATTATGCGAATCTTCAGGCAATGGCCAGTCTGCTTTCACTTGCGGGCTACTCCATCGTAGCCGTCCACCGCGGGCAGCTTGCTCTGGATGAACTCACCCGCAGAGCAGATTTTCTCCTGGTCATTCTGGATATTGCTATGCCGGATATGGCCGGATATGAGGTACTGGAGCGGATCAGAGGGCACTACTCCCCCTTCGAGCTGCCGGTGCTAATGCTGACGGCCCGTAACAAGACTTCGGAGATACAGCTGGCGATGGAGAGAGGCGCTAATGATTATGTGGAGAAGCCTTTTGAGGCTGAGGAGCTGCTCGCCCGCATTCAGAGCCTGATCCAATTGAAGGTGGCTGTAAAAGAAGCCCGGGAGAACGAGATTGCCTTTTTGCGTGCCCAGATCAATCCTCATTTCCTCTATAATGCGCTGAATGCCATCGCCGAATTATGTGTAGAGGAACCGCTTCAGGCCGAGAACCTGACGCTCCAGCTGTCGCATTATTTGCGGGCCAGCTTCGACTTCAAGCAGCTTGCTTCACTGACAACCCTGGAGAAGGAGCTGAAACTGGTTAAGGCTTATGTCTATATTGAACAAGCCCGCTTCGGTGACCGGCTTAAGGTAGACTATGATATCCAGGTTGATACCGCAGTTCTCATCCCTCCGCTGATGCTTCAGCCGCTGGTGGAGAATGCTATCCGGCACGGGCTGATGGCCGGTTACCGCCTTGGCCTTGTCAGGCTGTCGGCTATCCGGCTGGAGAATGGCGAGCTCCGGTTTGCCATTGAAGATAACGGGCAGGGAATCAGCCCTGAGTTACTAGAAGATTTGCAGAGGGCAGATATGGATAAAAAAGGAGTAGGGCTATGGAATATCAGACAGCGCTGCAAATTATTGTACGGCCGGGAGCTGCAGATTGAGAGCATCGTGGGAAAAGGCACCAGGGTATGGTTTGATCTTCCGGATCAGCCATCCGTGCATTAA
- a CDS encoding response regulator, with protein MLRVIIVDDEALSLKRLSRILSESGEVVICQTFQNPLEAYEYARNNPIDVAFLDISMPEISGMKLSKQLHQLYEAMDIVFVTGYEEYAIQAFDISATDYLLKPVSAERVMQALHKIRKRPMRREVEPLLEVHMFGGLKLTHPGPERKSLKLRSPKTEELFAFLLYKRSVSRDEIMDTLWSGFESDKASNNLNSNLYYIRKAIGDYGLKVCLLTDRNEVQIVENSLFCDLYAFERLLREIRLNRDGRKELLKQAVALYTGSFLKGKTYEWASTKARRLEQDYMELLELAARLFLEQHQVEQALQTYDEILLLDGLREDITGQVLRLLIDLGRTSEAIRRYRRLEEVLLQELGTRPSRPIRELMHRLNA; from the coding sequence ATGCTGCGGGTGATTATTGTCGATGATGAAGCACTTTCACTGAAAAGGCTTAGCCGGATTTTGTCCGAGAGCGGAGAGGTCGTAATCTGCCAGACCTTCCAGAATCCGCTGGAGGCTTATGAATATGCGAGGAATAACCCTATTGACGTTGCTTTTCTGGATATCTCCATGCCGGAGATCAGCGGGATGAAGCTGTCGAAGCAGCTGCATCAGCTGTATGAAGCGATGGATATAGTCTTCGTTACCGGTTATGAGGAATATGCCATTCAGGCATTCGATATTAGCGCTACTGATTATCTTCTGAAGCCGGTTTCCGCCGAACGGGTAATGCAGGCTCTGCATAAAATCAGAAAACGGCCGATGCGGCGGGAGGTTGAGCCTCTGCTTGAGGTGCATATGTTCGGCGGCCTTAAGCTGACGCATCCCGGCCCGGAGAGGAAGTCTCTTAAGCTGAGAAGTCCCAAGACAGAAGAGCTGTTTGCATTTCTTCTGTACAAGCGCTCAGTCAGCCGTGACGAGATTATGGATACTCTGTGGAGCGGTTTTGAATCAGATAAGGCCAGCAACAACCTGAATAGCAATCTATATTATATCCGCAAGGCTATCGGTGATTACGGGCTTAAGGTATGCCTGCTGACAGACCGGAATGAGGTACAGATTGTGGAGAACTCCCTTTTCTGTGACCTGTATGCCTTTGAGCGCTTGCTGCGGGAGATCAGACTGAACCGGGATGGACGCAAGGAGCTGCTGAAACAGGCAGTAGCTTTGTATACCGGATCTTTCCTCAAGGGTAAAACCTACGAATGGGCCAGCACCAAGGCCCGCCGGTTAGAGCAGGATTACATGGAGCTGCTGGAGCTGGCGGCCCGGCTCTTTCTTGAGCAGCATCAGGTGGAGCAGGCGCTGCAGACATATGATGAAATTCTCCTGTTGGACGGCCTGCGCGAGGATATCACCGGGCAGGTCCTGCGGCTGCTGATCGACCTGGGAAGAACAAGCGAGGCGATCCGGCGCTACCGCAGGCTGGAGGAGGTTCTGCTGCAGGAGCTGGGTACCCGGCCAAGCAGGCCCATCCGTGAGCTGATGCACAGATTGAATGCTTGA